The Euphorbia lathyris chromosome 3, ddEupLath1.1, whole genome shotgun sequence genome contains a region encoding:
- the LOC136223742 gene encoding F-box protein At3g07870-like isoform X1: protein MVYLVQPDNDDFELKLGMCDHSHSKSGCACNVQVKLDTKFKIQRTKDQRYKYSISNSCNGLLCLFNPFARSPLIVCNPITGEFINLPEIKKVGLDQHPMRYSYSFGFSPLSNQYKVIRMSARGTHSMAQVHILGTKTWKCIGFFTQRSPKLFPAYLNGFLYWSSDLHPLSVCTFDIERERFGSILAPSEDRLYLHSSVGVVRGEVCISRVSKSGTIHVWTMKDYGTEKAWSKVFSFSMCPYPTRYYGPFQPIKYLNDGAILMFHSYRNFIPTDLGDALLYIDSKRNRFRYLKIHGMESAAEVIAHTPSLVSLKHALSGQNVNVHNVMSRCTELKLHKEAKDISIVEEEFYPRFFFYASSDSGSDSSSANDSDSDSDSDSSSTNDSDSDSDSTSSNDYDFDSDSDSESYI, encoded by the exons ATGGTTTATCTTGTGCAGCCAGATAATGATGATTTCGAGCTCAAGCTTGGGATGTGTGATCATAGCCACTCTAAGTCTGGATGTGCCTGTAATGTTCAGGTTAAACTTGACACCAAATTTAAAATACAGAGAACCAAGGATCAGAGATATAAATACAGTATAAGTAATTCATGCAATGGCTTGCTTTGCTTGTTCAATCCATTTGCTAGAAGTCCCCTTATTGTTTGTAATCCCATTACGGGTGAGTTTATTAACCTTCCGGAGATTAAGAAGGTTGGCTTGGACCAACATCCTATGCGTTATAGTTATAGTTTTGGTTTCAGTCCTCTGTCCAACCAATATAAGGTGATAAGAATGTCTGCGAGAGGCACTCACAGTATGGCTCAAGTACATATTCTTGGCACAAAAACATGGAAATGCATTGGCTTTTTCACTCAGCGTTCACCGAAGTTATTTCCTGCTTATTTGAATGGGTTTCTTTATTGGTCTTCTGATTTACATCCATTATCTGTATGTACTTTTGACATTGAGAGGGAACGGTTTGGGTCAATTTTAGCACCAAGTGAGGATCGACTTTATCTGCATAGCAGTGTGGGAGTAGTACGGGGAGAAGTCTGCATATCTAGGGTATCGAAGTCCGGTACCATTCATGTCTGGACAATGAAAGATTATGGTACCGAAAAGGCGTGGTCTAAAGTTTTCTCCTTTTCCATGTGTCCTTATCCAACACGGTATTATGGCCCATTTCAACCCATAAAGTACTTGAATGATGGGGCAATATTGATGTTTCACTCTTATAGAAACTTTATACCCACGGATCTAGGAGATGCTTTACTTTACATAGATTCAAAAAGAAATCGGTTCAGATATTTGAAGATCCATGGGATGGAATCAGCAGCGGAAGTAATTGCTCATACTCCAAGCTTGGTTTCACTCAAACATGCTCTATCGGGACAGAATGTGAATGTGCATAATGTTATGTCCAG GTGCACTGAGTTGAAGCTGCACAAAGAGGCCAAAGATATTTCAATAGTTGAAGAAGAGTTTTATcccaggttttttttttatgctagtTCTGATTCTGGTTCGGATTCTAGTTCTGCTAATGATTCAGATTCAGATTCAGATTCGGATTCTAGTTCTACTAATGATTCAGATTCTGATTCGGATTCTACTTCTAGTAATGATTATGATTTtgattccgattccgattctgaATCCTACATATGA
- the LOC136223742 gene encoding F-box protein At3g07870-like isoform X2 — MCDHSHSKSGCACNVQVKLDTKFKIQRTKDQRYKYSISNSCNGLLCLFNPFARSPLIVCNPITGEFINLPEIKKVGLDQHPMRYSYSFGFSPLSNQYKVIRMSARGTHSMAQVHILGTKTWKCIGFFTQRSPKLFPAYLNGFLYWSSDLHPLSVCTFDIERERFGSILAPSEDRLYLHSSVGVVRGEVCISRVSKSGTIHVWTMKDYGTEKAWSKVFSFSMCPYPTRYYGPFQPIKYLNDGAILMFHSYRNFIPTDLGDALLYIDSKRNRFRYLKIHGMESAAEVIAHTPSLVSLKHALSGQNVNVHNVMSRCTELKLHKEAKDISIVEEEFYPRFFFYASSDSGSDSSSANDSDSDSDSDSSSTNDSDSDSDSTSSNDYDFDSDSDSESYI; from the exons ATGTGTGATCATAGCCACTCTAAGTCTGGATGTGCCTGTAATGTTCAGGTTAAACTTGACACCAAATTTAAAATACAGAGAACCAAGGATCAGAGATATAAATACAGTATAAGTAATTCATGCAATGGCTTGCTTTGCTTGTTCAATCCATTTGCTAGAAGTCCCCTTATTGTTTGTAATCCCATTACGGGTGAGTTTATTAACCTTCCGGAGATTAAGAAGGTTGGCTTGGACCAACATCCTATGCGTTATAGTTATAGTTTTGGTTTCAGTCCTCTGTCCAACCAATATAAGGTGATAAGAATGTCTGCGAGAGGCACTCACAGTATGGCTCAAGTACATATTCTTGGCACAAAAACATGGAAATGCATTGGCTTTTTCACTCAGCGTTCACCGAAGTTATTTCCTGCTTATTTGAATGGGTTTCTTTATTGGTCTTCTGATTTACATCCATTATCTGTATGTACTTTTGACATTGAGAGGGAACGGTTTGGGTCAATTTTAGCACCAAGTGAGGATCGACTTTATCTGCATAGCAGTGTGGGAGTAGTACGGGGAGAAGTCTGCATATCTAGGGTATCGAAGTCCGGTACCATTCATGTCTGGACAATGAAAGATTATGGTACCGAAAAGGCGTGGTCTAAAGTTTTCTCCTTTTCCATGTGTCCTTATCCAACACGGTATTATGGCCCATTTCAACCCATAAAGTACTTGAATGATGGGGCAATATTGATGTTTCACTCTTATAGAAACTTTATACCCACGGATCTAGGAGATGCTTTACTTTACATAGATTCAAAAAGAAATCGGTTCAGATATTTGAAGATCCATGGGATGGAATCAGCAGCGGAAGTAATTGCTCATACTCCAAGCTTGGTTTCACTCAAACATGCTCTATCGGGACAGAATGTGAATGTGCATAATGTTATGTCCAG GTGCACTGAGTTGAAGCTGCACAAAGAGGCCAAAGATATTTCAATAGTTGAAGAAGAGTTTTATcccaggttttttttttatgctagtTCTGATTCTGGTTCGGATTCTAGTTCTGCTAATGATTCAGATTCAGATTCAGATTCGGATTCTAGTTCTACTAATGATTCAGATTCTGATTCGGATTCTACTTCTAGTAATGATTATGATTTtgattccgattccgattctgaATCCTACATATGA
- the LOC136221885 gene encoding putative F-box protein At1g47790, translating to MMKRGRISTVPDSNAKRVRKETGEEVDIETPYSGPSFSDLPRDIMLNILFRLSIKRIILCKCVCKTWYDLVSDPEFAKFHFDQAEVYPLIQRFQSRMVYLVQPDNDDFELKLGMCDHSHSKFGCVCNVQVKLDTKFKIQRTKDQRYKYSISNSCNGLLCLFNPFARSPLIVCNPITGEFINLPEIKKVGLDQRPMRYSYSFGFSPLSNQYKVIRMSARGTHNMAQVHILGTKTWKCIGFFTQPSPKLFPAYLNGFLYWSSDLHPLSVCTFDIERERFGSILAPSEDRLYLHSSVGVLRGEVCISRVSKSGTIRVWTMKDYGTEKAWSKVFSFSMCPYPTRYYGPFQPIKYLNDGAILMFHSYRNFIPTDLGDALLYIDSKRNRFRYLKIHGMESAAEVIAHTPSLVSLKHALSGQNVNVHNVMSRCTELKLHKEAKDISIVEEEFYPDFNPRFVFYASSDSGSDSSSTYDSDSDSDSDSDSDSDSSCTNDSDSDSDSDSTSSNEYDFDSNSDSESYI from the exons ATGATGAAAAGAGGGAGGATTTCTACTGTTCCTGATTCTAATGCAAAGAGAGTCAGAAAAGAAACAGGGGAAGAAGTTGATATAGAGACTCCATATTCAGGTCCTTCCTTTTCAGATCTTCCCCGGGATATTATGTTAAATATCCTATTTAGGCTGTCCATTAAGAGGATTATTTTATGTAAATGTGTGTGCAAAACATGGTATGATCTAGTTTCAGACCCTGAATTTGCAAAGTTCCATTTTGATCAAGCTGAGGTTTATCCCTTGATTCAAAGATTCCAATCGAGAATGGTTTATCTTGTGCAGCCAGATAATGATGATTTCGAGCTCAAGCTTGGGATGTGTGATCATAGCCACTCTAAGTTTGGATGTGTCTGTAATGTTCAGGTTAAACTTGACACCAAATTTAAAATACAGAGAACCAAGGATCAGAGATATAAATACAGTATAAGTAATTCATGCAATGGCTTGCTTTGCTTGTTCAATCCATTTGCTAGAAGTCCCCTTATTGTTTGTAATCCCATTACGGGTGAGTTTATTAACCTTCCGGAGATTAAGAAGGTTGGCTTGGACCAACGTCCTATGCGTTATAGTTATAGTTTTGGTTTTAGTCCTCTGTCCAACCAATATAAGGTGATAAGAATGTCTGCGAGAGGCACTCACAATATGGCTCAAGTACATATTCTTGGCACAAAAACATGGAAATGCATTGGCTTTTTCACTCAGCCTTCACCGAAGTTATTTCCTGCTTATTTGAATGGGTTTCTTTATTGGTCTTCTGATTTACATCCATTATCTGTATGTACTTTTGACATTGAGAGGGAACGGTTTGGGTCAATTTTAGCACCAAGTGAGGATCGACTTTATCTGCATAGCAGTGTGGGAGTATTACGGGGAGAAGTCTGCATATCTAGGGTATCGAAGTCCGGTACCATTCGTGTCTGGACAATGAAAGATTATGGTACCGAAAAGGCGTGGTCTAAAGTTTTCTCCTTTTCCATGTGTCCTTATCCAACACGGTATTATGGCCCATTTCAACCCATAAAGTACTTGAATGATGGGGCAATATTGATGTTTCACTCTTATAGAAACTTTATACCCACGGATCTAGGAGATGCTTTACTTTACATAGATTCAAAAAGAAATCGGTTCAGATATTTGAAGATCCATGGGATGGAATCAGCAGCGGAAGTAATTGCTCATACTCCAAGCTTGGTTTCACTCAAACATGCTCTATCGGGACAGAATGTGAATGTGCATAATGTTATGTCCAG GTGCACTGAGTTGAAGCTGCACAAAGAGGCCAAAGATATTTCAATAGTTGAAGAAGAGTTTTATCCTGATTTTAATCCCAGGTTTGTTTTTTATGCTAGTTCTGATTCTGGTTCGGATTCTAGTTCTACTTATGATTCAGATTCAGATTCAGATTCAGATTCAGATTCAGATTCGGATTCTAGTTGTACTAATGATTCAGATTCGGATTCGGATTCGGATTCTACTTCTAGTAATGAATATGATTTTGATTCCAATTCCGATTCCGAATCCTACATATGA